The following proteins come from a genomic window of Sorghum bicolor cultivar BTx623 chromosome 3, Sorghum_bicolor_NCBIv3, whole genome shotgun sequence:
- the LOC8062296 gene encoding protein G1-like1 — protein MQVGGGAADSPGAAAGAEAPRPSRYESQKRRDWHTFGQYLRNHRPPLELARCSGAHVLEFLRYLDQFGKTKVHAPGCPFFGHPSPPAPCPCPLRQAWGSLDALVGRLRAAFEEHGGRPEANPFGARAVRLYLREVRDSQAKARGIAYEKKRRKRPSASSSQSSPQAATTPPQQAPPVSSPALSDVVAERADVRAHVPDAGHQQHHHLHQHQHQHHFFMPHPQFLHGFSLLPGNPEAVAANGNGGGSSSASVAAGNGDEIALAMAAAAEAHAAGCMLPLSVFN, from the coding sequence ATGCAGGTCGGAGGAGGAGCGGCCGACAgccccggcgcggcggcgggcgcggAGGCGCCCCGCCCGAGCCGCTACGAGTCGCAGAAGCGGCGGGACTGGCACACGTTCGGGCAGTACCTGCGCAACCACCGGCCGCCGCTGGAGCTGGCGCGGTGCAGCGGCGCGCACGTGCTCGAGTTCCTGCGCTACCTGGACCAGTTCGGCAAGACCAAGGTCCACGCGCCGGGGTGCCCCTTCTTCGGCCACCCGTCGCCGCCGGCCCCGTGCCCGTGCCCGCTGCGCCAGGCCTGGGGCAGCCTCGACGCGCTCGTCGGCCGCCTGCGCGCCGCCTTCGAGGAGCACGGGGGACGGCCTGAGGCCAACCCCTTCGGCGCGCGCGCCGTGCGCCTATACCTCCGCGAGGTCCGCGACAGCCAGGCCAAGGCGCGCGGCATCGCCTACGAGAAGAAGCGCCGGAAGCGGCCGTCCGCTTCGTCGTCCCAGTCGTCGCCGCAGGCCGCGACGACCCCGCCGCAGCAGGCTCCTCCCGTCTCCTCGCCGGCCCTGTCGGACGTGGTGGCCGAGAGGGCCGACGTGCGGGCGCACGTGCCGGACGCCGGGCATCAGCAGCACCATCAcctgcaccagcaccagcaccagcatcACTTCTTCATGCCACACCCGCAGTTCCTGCACGGGTTCAGCCTGCTGCCGGGCAACCCCGAAGCGGTGGCTGCCAATGGcaacggcggcggcagcagcagcgctAGCGTCGCTGCCGGCAACGGTGACGAGATAGCGCtggcgatggcggcggcggcggaggcgcacGCGGCGGGGTGCATGCTGCCGCTGTCGGTGTTCAACTAG